From the genome of Prunus persica cultivar Lovell chromosome G8, Prunus_persica_NCBIv2, whole genome shotgun sequence:
ttgtatatgtgtatatacatgtatatatgtatattatagtatatgtgtatgtaataataataataatagtaatatatgttattagtattacaatataatatatgcatctcatacattggtaaacataggactagctaatcctcACTTTTTACATGGgattagtagtcccctcctaaggaggtgtttttggtgggcccggtattagcaatcccatctaagactagaattaaatgaaacaaacgtggtactaaatttaatccaagccagtccaagccaagcctgtgtaccaaacgaccctaGAGTTTGCAAATAAAACGGGTTAACGGGTTTGATGTAGGTTGACacgacccgtttaataaacgaGTTAGACAAGTATTATAGCGGGTTGACGGGTTGACCTGAAACCCACCCCTTTATTAAACGGGTTAGAACGGGTTGACCCGAAATTGACCTGTTTTTTTATCATGCGGGTTGAACCCGCTAATTTCTCGTGCAGGTTTCGAGTAGTGTTCGAAATTGCCACCCCTAacttaaaccattaattttggtaagattttcggataaaatttttggTTGGCATGTCTCACTATTTATGATAAAATTCTCATCTCAAACTTCAAACAAGattttcggataaaattttaggataagattttcagttgCCACATGTCCATATTTGTAATCacactcatcatacaattgaaatacctactcactcatcatacaattgaaatactcCCGGTTCTCATAGTCCGACACAATCGAGTACAAGGACGACTCAATCATTGGCTGAGGTGGTTCCATTGGATCACGATTGGGGGAGTATTTTCCTTCGGAGGACGTAATAGTGCCATTATTTCAGACATGGAACGCACCACTGGAACTGACTGCGGGCATTGTTCACTTGAGGAGCCATGGGTAATGGTTTTcctctgttttgttttgccttgaataatctattaaaaaaataaaagtggaaatgcaataaatatataaatttaaaaaaagacattaaattgaataaaagggaatttttttttttttttttttaccttcttGCCAAGATTTTGACCTCTTTGAATGTTTGTCCATGACCTTTCCGCTTGATGGAAGAagccatttgtatttttgcacaaatgaaattttgtagTAGAATATTTGGGGTgaaaagtgaaattttttggaaggAGATGAATTCGTATAAAGATTTAGTGtgaaaagtgaataatattggtaggcatttatagaaaaaaaattcagaatttttttgatattttttacaaacattttcgattttttttagTCAAAAATTGGagagccgttggattggataagatttttggatcaGAGGCTCCATGAGAAGCCACGTGGCTTGTAGCCGTTGGTTTCTAGCAGATGAGCGCTGACGTTAGCCgctaattttcaaatttttttttactgttggcgCCTGTATTCCACACGCCAAcagtaatttttgtttttgttttgaaaatcaGCAGttgacgtcagcgtgacgtCATGCTGACATCACCAGCCTTTGGACAACAGTCCAATCAATTCTTGCACGTGAGCTTGTTCGAGTTGGTGGGTCCTATCCCTGCCCGAACTGGACATTGCGCACTGGAGGGAGGGTTTGGGGCCTAGGGCTACCATTTGGCCCGGTTTGGATTTGCACTGGAGGTGCTCTTAGGTGCAATACTTAGGTGCATTCAACTTGTTCACCCCATTGTGGTTAACAAATTTTCTTCACACACATGAGaatcataattatttatttcctaCATCATAATCTAAATGATTATATCtgcaaaataaacaaaaaataaatcaaattaagTGTTTCGATCATGACATGTGTATCGCACAGATTCATTAATCACATTGGATGGACAAGATTGCACGTAAGTATTCTCCTAAGAAATACTCAATTTTTCCCAGTGATCATTCTACGGATGAGCTTACTACTTATGATGACTTTGTCTATAGTTTATAGAGTCTTCAAATACACCAAAAAGGCCCTTGACTTACATATCAGAGGTCTCAAGTTCAAATGTCATAGTAACttgattgtgtgtgtgtgagaaactctCATCTCCTCTAATTTAGACTAttacttgtactaaaaaaagtattaataataaatttaaggtTTTTATGTAAAACAAGTTCCACATATACTCGTTTCTATTTACGATTGGTGATGGGGGCCCATTTTTCACCAAAAATGACTACACATTAAAACCGCTGTATTTAGGTTAAATAAAATCCATTATTTATTATAGCTGAATATAAATGTATCAACCAACAAGCCCATACTACCAAAACTGAAATGGCTGCAACCTCATCTTCCAGACTTTTCTTCTTAGCCCTCTCCCTCCTTGCTTGTTTTCCCTTCTGCAGTTGCCATTGCAGTGTAAGTAATAAAAATGCAGAGGGTGGGATGATGAAAGGGATGTTTGTGTTTGGAAGTTCCTTGGTTGACAATGGCAACAATAACTTCTTGCCAAACTCTCTGGCCAGAGCTGATTACTTTCCCTATGGAATTGATTTTCCTCTTGGGCCTTCTGGAAGGTTCACAAATGGCAGAAATGTTATTGACCTTCTTGGTGGCCATCTTAAGCTACCTTCCTTGATCCCAGCTTTTGCTGACCCCAAAACTAGAGGAAGCAAGATTGTTCATGGTGTCAACTTCGCTTCTGGTGCTTCTGGTATACTGGATGATACTGGCTCCTTGGCGGTATGCCAATTTACTTCATCTttatcattatcatcatcttcttctctttttttttattattattagtttcTACTTCTTCCTCTTGGACTACACATATCACCTTGAGTTCATGATGACcgttatatatattatatttcaacaGTCCGAAAAATCTAGATTAGAACatgtaattattattaataaaatagtgCTTTAAGAAAACACTAAAACGAGAAATGCTTATTTAAATAGTTAAATAATTTCgaatttgagtgaaatacaatgtaaACCGGATCCACTAGGAGAAAAAAACCCTCTTTAGCAATAACCGGCCAAATTTTGCTATTATTAACCCAGAAACATTCTATAttagcaaaaggaaaaaacaaaaacacagacATCTTccttagaaaataaaaagtgatgtGACTGAGTTAATGACAATAATGATCTCTATTCCAGCTGTGAAGCTTAATTTTTGGGTTACTTATTCCTTCGAAAGTGATATGTGAAAGCTACATTTTTTTGGTCGTAGTTGTTGGATATGCAAGTGTTGTATCACAAAAGCTAGGGATCCTATATACTCTATGAGCCAACCTTTTACATGCATAatactattttaaattttatacatGGGTTAATAATGTTCAAAGTTCTAGATTTATCGGTAGATTTACAGTCTGacaatatatgtattttttaattatgatattattattattttaaaaaagcaGCAGGGGATTTGAATTCTAgttgttatatattttttaatatattatgttTTCATGAACCCAAAGTAAGCAGAAACTGATGGCTAACATCTGATCTGACCATGTGTAAGCTAGCCATGTCTAAATTCAATTTGTTGAAATGGGGTTTGCAATTTTCAGGGCCATGTGATCAATATGAACCAGCAAATTAGAAACTTTGAGGAGATAACGTTGCCAGAGTTAGAAACCCAACTGGGGTGCAGAAGCCCTCAGTCACTTCCCAACTACTTGTTTGTGGTGGGAACTGGTGGAAACGATTACTCATTCAACTACTTTCTGAGGAGCTCCAACCAAAATGTCAGTCTGGAAGTGTTTACTGCCAATCTAACTGCCTCTTTGTCCAGACAACTAAAGGTTTGTATTTTCAACATCCCAAGTGATTTTCATAAAATtgctgtatttttttataataaaaaaaatttcacacaaATTcaattatgcaagaaaattaagtaaaatataattgaaaataataatatgacaaTATAAACCACCAAGAGTGGCTCAGTGGTTTGTCTGTCATTTGGGTAAGACTCTGGGGTTTAGCTGGGTTTGCTCCCTAATTCGAGTCTCAGCAGTTGCAATACCTGGTGGCTAGCGACAGACTCAGTTCTACGAGTGGAGATTAGTCAAGGTGTGCATAAGTTGACCCGAACACCTCatgatatttatttaaaaaaataatataacaatATAACATGCTAAATACGAAAAAGAATATGCATGTAGAATATAGGTAATTGTAATATAGTACTGTGTGATATAACTCTCGTCAACTATGCCATCTACTTATATTTATAACTCGAGTATATCATTTTGTGTATGGACTCCCTGTTCAGAAGGTAGTAAATGATTTGATCAGTAAATGGTGGTATTTATTATCATATGTCTGTTCCAATGCCGGGAACAACGACTGAGTCAACAAGAGCAAACAACACACACCACACAAATTAAATCTTTCAACGATTTGCTTGAGTTTTGTATGAATATAAAATACAACCTGAACCTGCTGGACGAACATGGTTCCATGTAAATTAATGTAAATGTTTTACGACTTTTCCTTTGATGGTAGAAAGACATGTTCATTTATGACGAGGCTGACATGCCACTGCTTTAGGTCATACGTGTCCATGGCCTGCCAAATGGACGGCTCAGATAGAGCTACAGTTCGAAACAATTAATAGCTGTTGGTAGATATGCAGACATACATAAAATTCAGTAATGAACCCATCCCACTCCACACACATGTAATAAAGGTTGATTACAGGACAAAGTCTTTTATGCAAAATACACATAGAACATCAGAAACAGGAATTGAATAAAAGATTTGACCTAACTAACGTTCCTGATTAGAAATCCGACATAATATATGCAAGAtcttttggaaagaaaagattTGACCATATATTTGACAAATTAAAAGCATGACATGTGCTAATGGGATCTAGTTCAATGAAAAATAGTATTGATTTGCAGATTAGAAGactcaagttcgaatctccGTGGCATCATATTAGTgcgtgtgtgagaaacccggCTCCTCCTCTTCTAaattagactatcacttgtattaaaaaagaataaaataattttaatccTTTTTCTCTGTGTGTGGCTCAAGTCACTTAAGTTAAGTGCCaatcttaattaattcatttaaaatttatgATGATACAGAAGTTGCACAGTTTGGGAGCTCGAAAATTTGTTGTGATGTCAGTAAATCCACTTGGGTGCAGTCCAGTGGTGAGGATGAACAGACCAACACACAATGGCTGTGTACAAAATATGAACTGGGCAGCTCACCTTTTCAATTCTCACTTGAAGTCTTTGGTGGATGTGATTAGGGCAGAGATGCCTGGCTCTGCTCTTGTATTTGTCAACTCCTACAAGATCATCAGGGACATTATAAAAAACCCTATCTCCAAAGGTATATATGCAGATCTCTCTTGGCCCCTTCACATTAaacaataaagaagaagagaattcTTAATTATCTACTTTAACAGTGTATCCCCGAATAATAGGGTGGTCCAAAATATAGTTTTGCATGCATATATAAAGTACATTTCACCGGGGCCATAGGGGGGCCCACTTATGGCCTAGGCATGGCTCCGTCACCCGGGCTGAGGTGGTTGCTTTTTTGGGCTGCATGATTGCAAATCTTCATTAATTATAGTGTTCTCTTACCAAATTGTCTagataattataaatttaacaaCGTTCGTGTGACAATGTAAGTTTTCATGTCAAATATATTAGTGCACATACACAAACACATGAAGATTCCAATTCAGTGCAAAAGCATATATGCCTTGTGAATCGAAAGcgtgtaaattataattgaaaattccaTGGGTTACAGGATTCAATGATTCTAGCACTACCTGTTGTGAAGTGGCATCAATATCTGAAGGTGGAAATGGAATTTTATGCAAGAGGGGAGGTGAAGTGTGTGCAAACAGAAGCAGTCATGTGTACTTCGATGGCTTGCATCCAACGGAAGCTGTAAACGTTCAAATAGCAACAAAGGCCTATGTCTCTTCTCTTAAAACCGAAGTTTATCCCACTAATATTGCACGAATGACCAAATCCAAAATCTAGGGTTCTTGGTATGACCTCTGTTTGCTACACTTAGGTTTGAACTCTAAAATATAGTCTATCAAGTTGGCTTCGGAACTTAGTTAGAACTGATGAGTCCAATGGCTTTGTAATGTGTACTTGTGTAGGTTGTTTTCTGGTATGTTTGCAATAAAAATGTATCGATCATGCGTTTGTAAGGTTGGCTATATTTTAGATTATAGTGCGCGTGGGCCAAGAACTGACTAATAATCAAACAACCGAAATTGAGTGGGGAACTGACCCAATACGAGttcttttctatgcctcaAGTAGGAGAGAAACTCTCATGTAACGGGGATAACACTTTTTGCTATCTCCAACCAATAACGCAGTGACATGTAGGATAACTTTTCCAcgtgtcattgtgttattgatcgaggatagcaaaacagtgttattCCCGTTATAGGTAAGTTTTTTTCCTCAAGTAGAATAAGGACTTCAATATTTCTCTAGTACAAAAGGTAGAAACCAAACCAAGCTTGAACAAACAAAgagctaaaaaataaataaacagtaGATAAAGTGATGAAGATTTCTTGATTCAGGTAACTTGAACTCAGATCGAACAACAAGAATCACAGTTGAGAGATTGCTCGTCAACAGGAGATCATACCAGCAAAATGTGTGGCAgagcaagaaaaataaagaacttTGTCATGAGTTACCAACTGGAAATCCCAAAGGAAAGCGATGTGTTTATCAAATcagaatatttttgttttggttgagAGTCCACTTTGTTTGATGATTGGACGCTGCTGCACAAGAACCTGCCTATTAAATTTTGAGTGAGGAACAAATGGTGTGGAGCACGCCACACCTCTGAATCCCATTTCTCATGTACAAGTCAGTCTCAGTCAACCTCACCATGCTACCACTCGCTTTCTCTCCTTTGGTACGCTccccaaaaccaataaaaGTGGTCAGCAACACACCCATTAATGTTTTCTCCGAGCATGCTTCAGTGTGTGAGAGTTAGATAAGGCTATACGAGTTTGAATGCTTCAAAATTTAGCTATGTTATACTAGACATAATTGTATTAACTTTCATGAACAATTCAACTTCATCTAAACATTGCAACTAGATGAAAGAACATCTCTGCGCTCAGAGAACTAACGAAAGTTGAGATTTTTAGCATGAAAAATATTCTTTTGAGGAAATACCAAAAGCAAATAGGAAACTTGGCCAATCTGAGGTTGTTGGATTTGACTTCGAATACAAGTGTTAAGATAATTCCGTCCAAAGTAATGTCTAGGTGGTCCAGGTTAGACTAACTACGCATGGAAAGTAGTTGTCGAGACTAGGGTAGTAAAGTTGAAGGATCATGAGAAAGAATTAATGCTGGTTTTGATGAGTTAACTTGCTTGTCGTACTAAAATATTTTGatagttcaaattttttatgcaCAATGCATTCCTAAAGATGTTTGGTTTCATCCAAATTAGGAAAATTTTTGCATATTCATCAAGGGTAAACCAAGACCCTTATAACCGATGGAGGCTAAAAAAACCATGTTGAAACTCTTTATTTTGCTATGTTTCCTTCCTAAGATAAAATGATATCAAATTGATGTCTGAATCAAACTGTGATGATTTAAGTACCAGTGCATTCCTAATTAAGTTTGTCCAATTTGGAGATATTTTAATTCCCTTGTCATCTTTTCTCACTTGTATTCTGGTCGATTGGGCTCTTTatcaatttctttaatttgtaTTGTCCATTCGGACACATTTCTATCTCCTTTAATAAAAGTTTTTTCGGTCCTTTACAATTTCAGCAATTTGTTCATTGAGTTCTCACATCATGCAAGTGGAATTTTAAAGTCCTTAATCAGTCTGGGCATGAAAAGAAGTAAGATTTCATAACGCGCAAGATTTCTATTACAATTTTATCTGAATTACCTCTTTCTATTGGGCTTAACAATATTAATAGCAACATGCTTGTGCATGCACATCATACAAAACATATACCAGACCACTAACGGGCTTTGAATATTTAAAATCATTCATAaaatttagattagattaaagtataatatcgtttgtatcaaaaaaataataaataaatacaaagccATACTTTTTGGGGTGAACAAATACAATACTAAATCAACTCTAACCAGAGCTGCTGCCTGTTGGGCTTTCCAATCTTACATATAATGCTCACATTACCTCAAGATCTCATAAGATGCAGATAGTATACTTCAAAAATTATAACCtgtcttcttcatcaacccAAGTTCTCAGTGAAAATCATACTAGCATAAAATTTGGATAAGACTCGACAACAAAGCACAAAGTCCGTAttaacaaacacaaattttatttaacaCGGATTTCCTAAACAAAGCTCAAACACCTGACAAGATGAAACCATCGAACACAAATTGGTAGCATAGATTTCCTAAAACAGGTAACAACTCCGAAAATTGTTGCATGAAATGTCATTCGTCTTTAAACATAACCATAGTGACAACAACATATATGAGacctcaaaagaaaaaaaaagggggggggggggcgcGGGCGGCGGGGGAGGGAGAACAGAGTTAGAGGGACATATTATGAGAAATACTTCAATTTCCCTGAAGAACGTCAGGAAACGGAAACATATCAAGATTATTATAGAATTGgtcaggaaaaagaaaatgacatcTGTAAATTTTCAGAACATCTGTCCATTTATCCCCATATTTTCTGCCAATATatcaattcttttattttaatacgaccaatatttaaatcatgcaaaaacaaaaaattgaaaaagaaaacctggGAGCTCAAACATCCTTGCACCTGAAAATAAGGCCACCATCATACAAGATAAAACAAGCAATGAAGAATTGGGACCAaagatttcttcaagagtatatttcaggaaaacgcAAACATTTGGATGGTAACCTTAATATATTGTTCAAACATCATAGTACCTGAAAATAAATCTCAAACATCTCAACACATGAAAATAAGGCTCAAACATCTCAGTACCCGAAAATAAGGCTCAAACATCTTAGTACTCGAAAATAAAGCTCAAACATCTCAGTACCCGAAAATACGGCTCAAACATCTAAGTACCCGAAAATAAAGCTCAAACATCAAACAAGACAAACAAGCAATGAAGAATTGGAACCAAAGATATctttaaacaaatttttaaatgATCTTATACATAATACTTGTGAAAACAAACCTAGGTCGCAAACTAACCCAACAACGAGGAAAAGAGAGCAAGATATGTTTAAGGCACAAAAGATatagtaaaaagaaaagaagatagaGTAAACACAGAAAATCATACCACAAAGTCAATATCATGCTCAATTAGAAGACTTACAATGACAATCAGAAAATCAGAACCCAAAGAGTTGACAGCAGTagttaacaaaagaaaattctattAAAGGCTACAGAAAAAGAAGCTCTTAAAATGCCTCACTTGCTTCTGTCACCTGAAAAAGGGCCCAGGACATATACTGACCATAATTGATTACCACAACGCTAATATCAGAACAATCTACACACAACCCAAAAGTCCAtacattttcaaaaataagCTTAATGTATACGTTTTTAAACTGTAGAAGGGTAAAACAAGTCAAATTTATGGTGCGCCAAGCCAACCTTACTAGTTATTCCACTCTGATACACATAACAGTTAGAAACTATAGAGCAGGGATAGTATAATTAGAGACCAAACAGTAAGAGAAACTGCTTATGCTCCCCATTAGAAACTCTGCCCCACTGCAGGCTTAGGCACATCAGAAAGtaccatgtttttttttgtaaatgatGAGAACCAAGGATCCTGTTTAACATGTCcaaataaaaatggtttcctatttttattatttggagTGCCCTCATCAGCTCTGGCAATTGTTTAAAACGTGGCACTTCTAAGGTTTctgtttatttgattttcagtcattgataaaagaaaatttgagtgGACTTAATTTGTGCTCATGTACATTGACAGAAAATGTTTGAAAAGGTTCACTACTGCTTGCTGGGCATTCTAATCTATATATAATGCTCAAACTACCTCAAGATATCATAATGCAGATAGTATACTTTAAAACTTACTTCCgacctttcttcttcatcaacccAAGTTCTCAGTGAAAATCATACTAGTATGAAACAAacctaaattttatttaccaTAGATTTCCTAAACAAGGCTCAAAACATCTGATAAGACGAAACCAAAGAACACAAATTGGTAGCATAGATTTCCTAAACAGTAGCAGCTCTGCAAATTGTCGCATGAAATGTCATTGATCTTTAAAACATAACCATGGTGACAGCAACATAAATGAGAccccagaaaaagaaacaaaaaaggaggGAGAAATCTAagccacaaaagaaaaacaaagaaaacactgATTGGGTTATTTCATAAATATTGGGGAGAAATGAAGATGGTGTACCTGATTATCAGAGTCGCTGACGCAAATGCCACTGCAGGGTTTAAAAGAAGGGGGCACACTCCATAGTTTTCCTTCATATTATGGCATTATTGACGTGAAGAGACAGTACaagagtgaaaaaaaaattggggggACCTGACCAGCCAACAACCGTTGCAACTGAACATCTTTGACAAGAAATCCTtattaaatcaaaatcaacATAAAGATGCAGAAACATTCTTTTACAAGGAATAATTTGTTGCTCAAGATGCTAAATATTCTGGCTTGCATCATTATCATTCTTTATtaaaccaagaagaagaaagaaaaactagCACAATGATAAACTCAGAAAGCAATGTACTcggaacaaagaaaaaaaaaaactttatgaACAAGCATATACTTCGCTAATGTTTCCAAGATATCTGGATGTCTAGGATTGCATCAGGCAGAGACAACTATATCCACATTGGAAACCTCATCTATAACAAATTAGAAAGTAAAACTTCAATAAGATTCCCTAATAATAGCAAGATTCTAAGTTATCTATAACAAATTAGAAAATCCTGTTGAGGtggctctcaatgaaagcatcAATTTGTGGGATATGAATTCCACAAACACTTTGAGATCTCTCATTTAAAAGAATGCAACTGAGGCCCTTGCACACCAACCTTCTCAAAGGTTCCTATTGATCTTAAAATGTGAATCTAAGCCAATGGGTCCTTTGTATCTTCACAGCATTATAAAAGTACTAACTTATCAACCCATGGTCTATAGCCAAGAAATTTAACTTATCGTCACCTCCCATGCACATGCTCAAAGATCTCATCGTCTTCGAGTGGCATATATAGATCCCTCTAAGCCAAGTAGGAagtatttgaaaacaaaaaaacaaaaaaggattATAGCATCAAGACATCACTATAGAAGCTATTGCAAAAAGATCACTGCACAAACCTTTTTATAGCACCTTTAGAAATGATTGTGATACATTATGTTATTGAAATTAGCTTTTTCTTAAGAACAATGTTAGCTAAGCctaaagaaaagataacaaatCATTTACTGTATGGAAGGTCACAAGAAAACCTATTAGAACAATCAATAATGGAATTTTCACActccattttccttttcaatttaacaaaaacaaatagtaTCTGTAATATAAAATCTTTAGCAATTTTACCTGAAATAGCCATGATATAACCCTTAttgaagagatgatgaaggaAACACAACTCCAACAGCAATGCAAACTGCACACTGTAGCAGCCACCaagccaaaagaaattgaaagaaaaaaccattATAAGGAGCAATCCCAAGCTTCTGTACTAGCTCAAACGAAATTTGGATAAGTGCAGGGAATAGCAAACTGAAAACTCCACAGGGCACAAAGTGTGTAttaacaaacacaaattttatttacctAGATTTCCTAAACAAGGCATAAACACCTGACAAGATCAAACAACGAGCACAAATTGGTAGCATAGATTTCCTAAACAGTAGCAGCTCTGTAAATTGTTGCATGAAATGTCATTCATCTTTAAAGCATAAATTTAGAGGTGAAACGGAGATGGGGTACCTGATTATCAGGGTTACTAAAGCAAATGCCAATGCTGGGATTAGATGAGTGGGGCACACACTCCATAGCAACAACCTTTGCAACTGAACAGCTTATACaagaaatcattttatttgtacAGATGCGAAACACTTATTCATCATTTCATTCCT
Proteins encoded in this window:
- the LOC18767790 gene encoding GDSL esterase/lipase At1g29670 isoform X1; its protein translation is MAATSSSRLFFLALSLLACFPFCSCHCSVSNKNAEGGMMKGMFVFGSSLVDNGNNNFLPNSLARADYFPYGIDFPLGPSGRFTNGRNVIDLLGGHLKLPSLIPAFADPKTRGSKIVHGVNFASGASGILDDTGSLAGHVINMNQQIRNFEEITLPELETQLGCRSPQSLPNYLFVVGTGGNDYSFNYFLRSSNQNVSLEVFTANLTASLSRQLKIRRLKFESPWHHISACKLHSLGARKFVVMSVNPLGCSPVVRMNRPTHNGCVQNMNWAAHLFNSHLKSLVDVIRAEMPGSALVFVNSYKIIRDIIKNPISKGFNDSSTTCCEVASISEGGNGILCKRGGEVCANRSSHVYFDGLHPTEAVNVQIATKAYVSSLKTEVYPTNIARMTKSKI
- the LOC18767790 gene encoding GDSL esterase/lipase At1g29670 isoform X2, with protein sequence MAATSSSRLFFLALSLLACFPFCSCHCSVSNKNAEGGMMKGMFVFGSSLVDNGNNNFLPNSLARADYFPYGIDFPLGPSGRFTNGRNVIDLLGGHLKLPSLIPAFADPKTRGSKIVHGVNFASGASGILDDTGSLAGHVINMNQQIRNFEEITLPELETQLGCRSPQSLPNYLFVVGTGGNDYSFNYFLRSSNQNVSLEVFTANLTASLSRQLKKLHSLGARKFVVMSVNPLGCSPVVRMNRPTHNGCVQNMNWAAHLFNSHLKSLVDVIRAEMPGSALVFVNSYKIIRDIIKNPISKGFNDSSTTCCEVASISEGGNGILCKRGGEVCANRSSHVYFDGLHPTEAVNVQIATKAYVSSLKTEVYPTNIARMTKSKI